In Lottiidibacillus patelloidae, the genomic window ATAATTATTTCTTGTTTAGGGATTGCTAATATGTAAGCTAATGCAAAGACAACGACACTTACCACTAGATGGATTCGCATATTTTGTTCATCTTTTACTACTAGTTTTATTCCTGCAACTGCATAAGTAAAGCTTTTAATAAATTTTTGAACATTAGAAAGTTGTTTATCTTTTAAGTCCATACTCGTCCAAAATCTCTCTCTGTTTTCCAAACATTATTCTCTCATCTTCTTCAGTCATGTGGTCGTATCCTAATAAATGCAGGAAGCCATGTAAAGCTAAAAAACCTAATTCGCGTTCAAATGAATGATTATATTTTTCCGCTTGATCATGGATATGAGAAACAGAGATAATAATGTCTCCTAAAGCTCTTGGCAGATCTATCCCGATAATTTCAACTTCGTCCTCTTCCATTTCTTCTAATGCAAAGGAAAGAACATCCGTTGGCATATCTTTGTCTCGATATTCTTTGTTTAACTGTTGAATCGTTTTTTCATCAACAAACGTTAAAGATAACTCTAGTTCGCCAGAAAGTTCCTCAGCCAACGCAGCTTTTTCAATTACTTCTTGTAGTAAATTAAAATGATCATCTGTAAGGCTAGTAGTTTCATCGTTAAAGTCAATTGTAAGATTTATGTCCGTACTCATGCTTGTTTCACCCTTTTATTTTTTTCTTCTGGATAGGCTATTCGAGAATGGAAATTTCCTTTTAATTGGTCACATACTGTCTGCGATATGATATTTAATTCTTTCAATGTAATGTTACATTCATCAAATTGGCCATCTTCTAACTTAGCCTGAATAATATTTCTCACCAATGTTTCTATTTTTTCTGAAGACGGTTCTTTTAATGTGCGGACCGCTGCTTCAATACTATCACAAATCATAATAACTGCAGCTTCTTTACCTTGGGGCTTTGGACCTGGGTAACGAAAATCTGCTTCTAAAACTGTTTCATCGCTTTCTTTTGCCTTAATATAAAAATACCTTAAACAAGTCGTACCATGGTGTTGTAGGGCTATATCAATTATTTCTTGTGGCATTTTATGTTTGCGTAACATTTTAACACCGTCAGTTGGATGCCCTGTAATAATATTTTTACTTAGATGCGGTGCTAACTTGTCATGAGGATTATCCATATTCATTTGATTTTCAATAAAGTATTGTGGCCATTTTGCCTTTCCAATGTCATGATAAAATGCGCCAACTCTAGCTAATAATCCATTTGCACCAATTGCTTCACTAGCGCTTTCAGAAAGGTTTGCCACCATAATACTATGATGGTACGTTCCTGGCGCTTCTAATAATAACTTTCTTAATAAGGGGTGATTTGGATTTGACAAGTCAATTAACTTCATTGAGGATAAAATTCCAAAACCAGCTTCCAAATATGGTAATATCCCCATAGTTAAGACCGCGGCAATAATTCCAGACAGAAATGAAAATGTAATTGTCGCTCCGAGTTCCATCCAAATTGTTTGTCCATTTTTAATTAAATCAAAAGAAAGTGCTAATAAAGCGTTAATAAAACCAATCAAAATCCCCGCTTTAAATATATTACCTTTCGGATTACTTTTACTCAAAACTACAATTCCTGCAAGGGAACTACATAATATATATACACCATGCGTAAAGTTAAATGTTCCAGTAGCTTGTAAATTAAAGATAATGCTTCCGCAAATGGCAAATATGATTGCAGAAACTAAAGCTAATCTTTCACTTATTAACATTGTCGTAATCATTGTCCCCATTGCTATAGGGACGATATAGGCAATGCCAAAATCGTTATCATAACTTATAATGCTTGTAACTTTCATAAGTAAAAATGATAAGAAAAAGATAAGTACATATAATCCGAGCGTCTTTTGTTTTTGATCTTCACTAATGTAAAATGTAATGATGACAAAAAGCAAGAATGAGATAAAGAAAAACAGTCCGATAAAAGGCAATGCGTTTGACTGCTTGTCCAATAAGCCGACTAACTTCAATTGACGATAAATATTTTCATCGATGACTTGTCCTTTTTCAACGATTAACTGACCCTCTCGAATAAAAACGGGTTCCACCGCATCCCTTTGTTTTTGTCTTTCAAATAATGTTTTTTCGGAATCAAAATAATAGTTGGCTAAAATTGCACTTTGTGTAATGTGGATGACCACTTCACGTAAATCATTACTTAAATTAGTTTTTAATATATTGTTTTTAACATCATGCTTAGCGCCTGTTACATCATCAATTTTTATGTTTTCACTCATTGCGTCATTTAATGTTGCCGCTGCAATTTCACGTGATAATTGTAATTGTTCAACAGGAGTGTTAACTAACATATGTACACTACTTCTATTTATATCCAACTCAACCTGGTTACGAATAAATCCCGCTAACTCTTCAACAAAATCCTCATATGTACGAAATTGGGATGTTTCATAATCTTTTCGAATTTCAATGGCATAATCAAATAAAGATGTTAATTTTATTAATTGATTATCCCGATAATTTTCCCATAACTTATATTGATTAGGCACTTCTTCAGCCGCAAGTTGCCTTTTTTCATGCGTCTTTTCTTTATCCTCAATAGTGATTTC contains:
- the ybeY gene encoding rRNA maturation RNase YbeY, which encodes MNLTIDFNDETTSLTDDHFNLLQEVIEKAALAEELSGELELSLTFVDEKTIQQLNKEYRDKDMPTDVLSFALEEMEEDEVEIIGIDLPRALGDIIISVSHIHDQAEKYNHSFERELGFLALHGFLHLLGYDHMTEEDERIMFGKQREILDEYGLKR
- a CDS encoding HD family phosphohydrolase — its product is MLNKLALKKFKSKFQKKPTIPYLNSFLFLLLGLIMYASMLSNIIPNYMNVSMYDKATENIWSEITIEDKEKTHEKRQLAAEEVPNQYKLWENYRDNQLIKLTSLFDYAIEIRKDYETSQFRTYEDFVEELAGFIRNQVELDINRSSVHMLVNTPVEQLQLSREIAAATLNDAMSENIKIDDVTGAKHDVKNNILKTNLSNDLREVVIHITQSAILANYYFDSEKTLFERQKQRDAVEPVFIREGQLIVEKGQVIDENIYRQLKLVGLLDKQSNALPFIGLFFFISFLLFVIITFYISEDQKQKTLGLYVLIFFLSFLLMKVTSIISYDNDFGIAYIVPIAMGTMITTMLISERLALVSAIIFAICGSIIFNLQATGTFNFTHGVYILCSSLAGIVVLSKSNPKGNIFKAGILIGFINALLALSFDLIKNGQTIWMELGATITFSFLSGIIAAVLTMGILPYLEAGFGILSSMKLIDLSNPNHPLLRKLLLEAPGTYHHSIMVANLSESASEAIGANGLLARVGAFYHDIGKAKWPQYFIENQMNMDNPHDKLAPHLSKNIITGHPTDGVKMLRKHKMPQEIIDIALQHHGTTCLRYFYIKAKESDETVLEADFRYPGPKPQGKEAAVIMICDSIEAAVRTLKEPSSEKIETLVRNIIQAKLEDGQFDECNITLKELNIISQTVCDQLKGNFHSRIAYPEEKNKRVKQA